A stretch of DNA from Candidatus Bathyarchaeia archaeon:
CAAAATAACAGCGGTTAATGCCAAAACAACTGTTGGAAACCACATGGTCCAATGGGTTTCAATGGTTTCCTTTGTTGTTTCAGTTGCTTCTCCCATGAAGATTTGATGAAAAGAACGTAGCAGGAACACAAACGTGATCAATGATATGCAGATAAGAAAAATTAAAGTTACAACCGCTACCGTTATGCCTCCTAGCTCGAGTAGGAAGTTGTAAGCGACGGAGTAAAGGAGCCATTTTGCGTAAAATCCGCTTAAGGGCGGCACTCCAGCCAATGAGAGGGCGCATATTATGTAGCTTAGTGCTGTTTTATTCATTTTCCCCAATAATCCTCCGAGTTTCTGCATGTCTGCTGTTCCAACTTTAAAGAATACGGAGCCTAGGCTTAAAATCATCCCAGCTTTCATCATTGCACTATTAACTAAATAGAATTGCCCCACAATAAAGCTCATGGGTGAAGTAAGCAATCCTAAAACAAAGACTATGTGGCCGAACTCATCTATACTGCAGTAGGCTAGCATCCGATAGAAGTTCTTCTGGGAATAAGCCACCAAGGCACCAAAAACCATGGATAGTAGGCCTAATCCAACCATAAGCACAATAATGGTGTTTGATGGGTAAATCCTGTAGAAGGGAGCAACCAGATTATAGAGGGCTAAAATTAGGGCTATGGGTTCTGAACAGAAAAACCCGTTTATAATTATGGTTGACCCTGGGAAAACGTCTGGCAACCAACCGTGAAAGGGCACGATTCCAATGTCTGCTCCTAGGCCAATAATG
This window harbors:
- a CDS encoding proton-conducting transporter membrane subunit; the encoded protein is MYSLLPLLSIMAPLSIGILHLILHPFWFLEQFFKKAHKILLLFGTALTLTIVLSMVPYILAGEILEVPHLALYVDSRNIVGLIGVALIFFLTSIYNVEAEKGGRLKPTMYNFFLILFLCCMLGLLLSYDLFGIFLFVELTIGVSVILVAHNPSKLSTEAAFKYLIITAVSALFVLLGVLIIFFLAGSTNLFTITSDLDIQARLVENSHLLMLAVACFIIGLGADIGIVPFHGWLPDVFPGSTIIINGFFCSEPIALILALYNLVAPFYRIYPSNTIIVLMVGLGLLSMVFGALVAYSQKNFYRMLAYCSIDEFGHIVFVLGLLTSPMSFIVGQFYLVNSAMMKAGMILSLGSVFFKVGTADMQKLGGLLGKMNKTALSYIICALSLAGVPPLSGFYAKWLLYSVAYNFLLELGGITVAVVTLIFLICISLITFVFLLRSFHQIFMGEATETTKETIETHWTMWFPTVVLALTAVILGLQPQILLNLIGVV